Proteins encoded together in one Mycobacterium sp. MS1601 window:
- a CDS encoding NAD(P)H-dependent flavin oxidoreductase, with the protein MSLKTKFTEAFGVEHPIAQGGMQWVGRAELVAAVANAGALGFLTALTQPTPADLAKEIQKTRELTDKPFGVNLTILPAINPPPYDEYRQVIVDEGIKIVETAGSNPAPHLPMFHDNGIKVLHKCTSVRHAVKAQSLGVDGISIDGFECAGHPGEDDVPGLVLIPAAAKQIEIPMIASGGFADARGLVAALALGADGINMGSRFMCTVESCIHQNVKEAIVAGDERGTELIFRSLHNTARVASNEVSREVVDILAKGGQFEDVKDLVAGVRGRKVFDDGDIDAGIWTVGTAMGLINDIPTVAELVSRIVSESEDLITGRLGGMVAGDKVAV; encoded by the coding sequence ATGAGCTTGAAGACCAAGTTCACCGAGGCGTTCGGTGTCGAGCACCCCATCGCCCAGGGTGGTATGCAGTGGGTGGGACGCGCGGAACTGGTTGCCGCCGTTGCCAATGCGGGCGCGCTGGGTTTCCTCACTGCGCTGACACAGCCCACGCCGGCAGATCTGGCCAAGGAAATCCAGAAAACCCGCGAGCTCACCGACAAGCCGTTCGGTGTCAACCTGACGATCCTGCCCGCGATCAATCCGCCGCCCTATGACGAGTACCGCCAGGTGATCGTCGACGAGGGCATCAAGATCGTCGAGACGGCGGGCTCCAACCCGGCGCCGCATCTGCCGATGTTCCACGACAACGGCATCAAGGTGTTGCACAAATGCACCTCGGTTCGACATGCGGTGAAAGCGCAGAGTCTGGGTGTCGACGGCATCAGCATCGACGGGTTCGAGTGCGCGGGGCACCCGGGCGAGGACGACGTGCCCGGCCTGGTGCTGATCCCGGCGGCGGCCAAGCAGATCGAGATCCCGATGATCGCCTCCGGCGGGTTCGCCGACGCCCGCGGCTTGGTGGCCGCGCTGGCGCTGGGCGCCGACGGCATCAACATGGGTTCGCGGTTCATGTGCACCGTGGAGTCGTGCATCCACCAGAACGTCAAGGAAGCCATCGTCGCCGGTGACGAGCGTGGCACCGAGCTGATCTTCCGCTCGCTGCACAACACCGCTCGTGTCGCTTCCAACGAGGTGTCGCGTGAGGTGGTGGACATCCTCGCCAAGGGCGGTCAGTTCGAGGACGTCAAGGATCTGGTGGCCGGAGTGCGCGGGCGCAAGGTGTTCGACGATGGGGACATCGACGCCGGAATCTGGACTGTCGGCACGGCCATGGGGCTGATCAACGACATCCCGACCGTGGCCGAGCTGGTGTCACGCATCGTGTCCGAGTCCGAGGACCTGATCACCGGCCGGCTGGGCGGGATGGTCGCCGGCGACAAGGTGGCTGTCTAG